The following proteins are co-located in the Frigidibacter mobilis genome:
- a CDS encoding sigma-54-dependent transcriptional regulator, with the protein MGDILIVDDERDIRELISGILRDEGFTTRLAANSDECMAQINAEPPALMILDIWLKDSRMDGIDILKSVKRDNPDVPVVIISGHGNIEIAVAAIKQGAYDFIEKPFNIDQLMVVITRAMETSRLRRENVSLRRRDVTSSEMIGSSPAFRGLKAQLDKVTRSNGRVMLTGQPGSGKEVAARYIHVNSNRASGPFVSVSSASVEPERMEDVLFGRESPERGVEKGLLEQAHGGIVYFDEVADMPPGTQSKILRVLVEQQFTRVGGSDKVRVDLRVISSTTRDLPAEIAAGRFRQELYDRLNVVPIPVPPLSERREDIPELARHFIAMFNRSQGLPLRALSEEAEALMQTMHWPGNVRQLRNVIERALILGEGNGPIEARELPGHAPDPGSEEGRVVLAGALATLPLREARELFEREYLLTQINRFGGNISRTASFVGMERSALHRKLKSLGVVTTSKSGGRIAHLDEDEDEAAGE; encoded by the coding sequence ATGGGCGATATCCTGATCGTGGATGACGAGCGCGACATCCGCGAGCTGATCTCGGGCATTCTGCGCGACGAGGGCTTCACCACCCGCCTGGCCGCCAATTCCGACGAGTGCATGGCCCAGATCAATGCCGAACCCCCGGCGTTGATGATCCTCGACATCTGGCTGAAGGACAGCCGGATGGACGGGATCGACATCCTCAAATCGGTCAAGCGTGACAATCCCGACGTGCCGGTCGTCATCATCTCGGGGCATGGCAACATCGAGATCGCGGTCGCCGCGATCAAGCAGGGCGCCTATGACTTCATCGAAAAGCCCTTCAATATCGACCAGCTGATGGTGGTCATCACCCGCGCGATGGAGACGAGCCGGCTGCGGCGCGAGAATGTCAGCCTGCGCCGCCGCGATGTGACCTCGTCCGAGATGATCGGCTCCTCGCCGGCCTTCCGCGGCCTCAAGGCGCAGCTCGACAAGGTTACGCGGTCGAACGGGCGGGTGATGCTGACCGGGCAGCCGGGGTCAGGCAAGGAGGTTGCGGCGCGCTATATCCACGTCAACTCCAACCGGGCCAGCGGGCCGTTCGTGTCGGTCTCCTCCGCATCGGTGGAACCCGAGCGGATGGAGGATGTGCTGTTCGGCCGCGAAAGCCCCGAGCGTGGCGTGGAAAAGGGCCTGCTGGAACAGGCGCATGGCGGCATCGTATATTTCGACGAGGTGGCCGACATGCCGCCCGGCACCCAGTCCAAGATCCTGCGGGTCCTGGTGGAGCAGCAATTCACCCGGGTCGGCGGGTCCGACAAGGTGCGCGTCGATCTGCGGGTGATCTCCTCGACCACGCGCGACCTGCCGGCGGAAATTGCCGCGGGCCGCTTTCGGCAGGAGCTCTACGACCGCCTGAACGTGGTGCCGATCCCGGTGCCGCCGCTGAGCGAGCGGCGCGAGGATATCCCCGAGCTGGCCCGGCATTTCATCGCCATGTTCAACCGCAGCCAGGGCCTGCCGCTGCGGGCGCTGTCGGAGGAGGCCGAGGCGCTGATGCAGACGATGCACTGGCCCGGCAACGTGCGCCAGCTGCGCAACGTGATCGAGCGGGCGCTGATCCTGGGCGAGGGGAACGGTCCGATCGAGGCGCGCGAACTGCCCGGCCATGCCCCCGATCCGGGCAGCGAGGAGGGGCGGGTGGTGCTGGCCGGCGCGTTGGCGACGCTGCCGCTGCGCGAGGCGCGCGAGCTGTTCGAACGGGAATACCTGCTGACCCAGATCAACCGCTTCGGCGGCAATATCAGCCGCACCGCCAGCTTTGTCGGGATGGAGCGCTCTGCCCTGCACCGCAAGCTGAAGTCGCTGGGGGTGGTCACCACCTCCAAGTCTGGCGGGCGCATCGCGCACCTGGACGAGGATGAGGACGAGGCCGCCGGCGAGTAG